In Panicum virgatum strain AP13 chromosome 4N, P.virgatum_v5, whole genome shotgun sequence, a single window of DNA contains:
- the LOC120671397 gene encoding 26S proteasome regulatory subunit 8 homolog A-like — MATVAMDVSQPSALPAASAKGAAAAAAKGSGVGEGLGRYYKHHIHDLCLTIPHKKNDLRRQEAQRNVINSRVKFHREELNLLQQPASHVGEVVQVMSKSKVLVKVHPEGKYLVDVDKSIDIAKLTPSPRVALRSGSYMLHVILPSKVDPLVNLMKVEKVPDSTYDMIGGLDQQIKEIKEVIELPIKHPELFESLGIAQPKGVILYGPPGTGKTLLARAVAHHTDCTFIRVSGSELVQKYIGEGSRMVRELFVMAREHAPSIIFMDEIDSIGSARMGSAGGGGDSEVQRTMLELLNQLDGFESTNKIKVLMATNRMDILDQALLRPGRIDRKIEFPNPSETSRVDILKIHSRRMNLMRDIDLKKIAVKMNGASGAELKAVCTEAGMFALRERRVHVTQEDFEMAVAKVMKKDTEKNMSLRKLWK, encoded by the exons ATGGCGACGGTGGCGATGGACGTCTCGCAGCCCTCGGCACTGCCGGCGGCCAGCGccaagggggcggcggcggcggcagcgaagggGAGTGGCGTGGGAGAGGGGCTGGGGCGGTACTACAAGCATCACATCCACGACCTTTGCCTCACGATCCCGCATAAGAAAAACGACCTCCGCCGCCAGGAGGCCCAGCGCAACGTCATCAACTCCCGAG TTAAATTTCATCGGGAAGAGTTGAATCTGCTTCAACAACCGGCTTCGCATGTTGGTGAGGTTGTGCAGGTGATGAGCAAGTCAAAGGTTCTAGTGAAG GTGCATCCAGAAGGCAAATATCTTGTAGATGTTGATAAAAGTATAGATATTGCAAAGCTAACGCCTTCCCCAAGAGTTGCTCTTCGAAGTGGCAGCTATATGCTTCATGTTATCCTGCCTAGTAAAGTAGATCCATTGGTTAatcttatgaaggttgagaaggtTCCTGATTCTACATATGATATGATTGGTGGTCTTGATCAGCAAATTAAAGAGATCAAAGAG GTGATCGAGCTTCCAATTAAGCATCCTGAGTTGTTCGAGAGTCTTGGGATTGCCCAACCAAAG GGTGTCATTCTCTATGGCCCTCCAGGTACTGGAAAAACTTTACTTGCACGTGCGGTTGCTCATCACACAGACTGCACCTTCATTAGGGTGTCAGGTTCTGAGCTGGTTCAGAAGTACATTGGAGAGGGTTCCCGGATGGTGCGCGAACTTTTTGTGATGGCTAG GGAACATGCACCATCCATTATATTTATGGACGAAATAGACTCAATTGGATCTGCTAGGATGGGGTCAGCAGGTGGCGGTGGTGACAGTGAGGTTCAGCGAACCATGCTTGAGCTTCTGAACCAACTTGATGGTTTTGAATCAACAAACAAGATTAAGGTTCTTATGGCGACAAACAGAATGGACATATTGGATCAAGCCCTCCTGAGGCCTGGCCGCATTGACAGGAAGATTGAATTTCCAAATCCGAGTGAAACT TCTCGTGTTGATATTCTGAAGATCCACTCCAGAAGAATGAACTTGATGCGTGACATTGATCTTAAAAAGATCGCTGTGAAGATGAATGGAGCATCAGGAGCAGAGCTGAAG GCTGTTTGCACAGAAGCGGGAATGTTTGCCCTTCGCGAGAGAAGGGTGCACGTCACCCAGGAGGATTTCGAGATGGCAGTGGCGAAGGTGATGAAGAAGGATACAGAGAAGAACATGTCCCTGCGGAAACTCTGGAAGTGA